ttttaatttaaaattatttaactaagaGATAGGAATATTTTAAAGAGTTTAAGAATCTGTGTGAGAGTATTTTAGTATGCAAAATGTCAAAATCCACACAGAAAATCCTGTTattaatagtatatatataccttttatgtattatatatatatatatatatatatatatattagaatactCACCTGGAGGCACATAacaaataatacataaaatgtgACATACTGCTATACATAGATTGCATATAGTTTGCAGCTAGTTTGAAATAATAGAAACTAGCCAAGTATTCAAAGTTCAGAACAAGGCCATATGAGCATTCTTTCAAGTATCAACTTcatcttttctttaaaaaataaaaataaactcaaattaCGTTTCCCATGATCAACCTTAGAGCTCCAACTTGATTTGAAATCGAAGTTCCTACTTCTTCAGCAACCCATGTCCAGCAGACCTGCAGTGGTATTGTTGCAATTTGGATTGAACTTTGCATTTCTCCTCCTTTAGTTCCTCCACTGTTTTTGTAATGCGTTGCAACTGACACTCCTCATTTTCAATCTCACACTCCAGCATTCGTAATTCAGCTTGCAACTTCAACCTTTCAAGCTTCTTATTATCAAGAGATGTCTTCTTCAATTTGAGCAATTCAGTGGAATTTGCTAAATCAGTTTTCAGATCTTTGTAGTAAGGAATGTTACCCACAATAATCTCCCTAATTTCATCATGATGGTCACAAAGCCATTCTACATCCAGCCTTGCAGCATCAGCCAAAACTATAACATCCTTAACAGAAGCTAGATGATGCTTCTTGAGCTTACTAAATGGTATTTTCTGCAGATCAAGAACTGCTGTGCAAACTTTCTCCAGTAAGTAATTAATCATCTTAGGAGACTCGAGCGTACAATTTCTAGTAATGTCACCATACTTCTCAATTATGGCAAGAAGAGTCGGAGCACACTCAGCACTCACACAATATGAACCAACTTGTTCAAGAGTGTTATCTACCGAGCTTGTTGCATCAGAGCTAATGTCATAGAAGGTGCTTGTCATGTGAAAAAGTGATGGAGCCAAACTCTTACAGCTCACACGATCTGGACTGTATGTACCCATTCCTTCATTATCTCCTTCAAGAGCAGTGTCCAGGGAAACAACAGCTGCATCTCGGACATCTTGTTCTGAAGGAATGATGGTTAAAATGGCAGCAGCATTGGCACCTGCACCATCAGCAGTTTCCTCAGGAATGTGTGTCTCAAATGTTTTTTCCAGGGCACCTTTAAGCTCTTGATTTGCCAATATTATACTTTTTTCTCCTGCAAGATCTACACAGGTGTCATCTGAGCTCGAGGATTCTAAAGAGGTActtgaattttcaaaaagtgATGCATTAATGCCATTGCAGCTAAAATAATCACCCTGACCATCGTTATATCCTTGAGGGTCATTATCAGGGGATACAACTTCTGCACCATGGACATTTTGCTCAGAAGCCATTGATGTAAACATGGCAGGAGAATTCTCACAAGCTTCTGTAGCAATGTTCCTAGAAGTTTGCACTTCAATATCTTTTCTGGTGACACCTGCTTCATCGTCTATTGCACCTTCTGCTTCTTTATTTCCTTGAATATCGTTGTCAGGAGAAACAGTTTCTGCATCACAGAAAATCCGTTCGTagaaataattcaaataaagaAGCAAAGATAGCTCATGTTTAAGTAGAGCAAAAACACACTccaaaaagggagaaaaaaaaaaggaaaagattagaaaagaaaaaaacaaacaaacaaacaagacaCATTACCTTGATTCAATATGGCAACATTTGAACCCCTTGGTGAAACAGCTCTCTCCCCAAGGAATATTGGGGAATTGTTGCTATGCATATTTCTTCTCTTCCACTTACCGAACGCTTTTGGGGTCAAACTGGTTTCACTTCCCTTACGCATTGGCAATTTGACCTTCAGCCCCTTCATTTCTGCCTGGTTGTCTATATGTTTCCAAATTTAAATAGCCAAACAAGTAGGATTATtggaaagaaaaacacaaacacgtCAAGTTACATGGTCTAAGGCAAAGCGTCTAGCTTAGGCTGAAAACACAAACACGTCAAGTTACATGGTCTAAGGCAAAGCGTCTAGCTTAGGCTGAGATACTTTCCAAGTAGAATTCTTGGAAAGAAAGAGATGTAcacaagtaaaaaaatttgtttaagagACAAGTATAAATAAGTTGAAGTAACCTTCAAATGATGCACTGAATTGAACCTTGGGCCTAGTCATTTAAGGTTTATAGTTGTTACCAAAGTATAAGATTGCAGATGAAAAACGTTCCAGTTCTGAGTTAAAAcccaagaagaaaagatggGAAAGTGAGGGGAAATAGTTAAAATTTTCCtggaaatttattatttattctacaACACACAAGCCCGTTAACAATTTTGTGTCTTCACTATTCAAATACAGCAAGAGACTAATCAGGCCTTGGACAgggggtaatttttttttttttttttttgactgacaGAGGGAGTGATTATTAACTATACTGAATTACAAACAActcatttttgaaatattattattataattattatgcTCACATCCAGAGTTGAAACTTCTACCCTGATATGCTTAACAGTTAAAAACTATCTTTCAAACAAGCAGAAGGCTCCCTAATTAATGATAGTTTTatccaacaaaatacaaattttgccTTTATTGGAGTTTCAGACCCAAGTGCAGAATGGTTCAGCAACAAAGATTTAAGGGCCAGTTAATTTTATCCAACTAGAGTTTTGGcttttccaataaaataatattactaaaatgcAATTTGCGTAGCGCTACATACTTCATTAAAAAGTGATGACAGagttatgtatataattttgtcCCAATTATGGAtagtctgattttttttaaagaaaatttatggATCTGTAGCTGTTGcaaacaaataaactaaatggTAGTTCCTGATAAAAGAGGATTGAAATAAAAGTACTGCCCCCTGGGAAACAAATTTTGCCCAAGATTAAAGAAAAGATAGGCTTTCAGAAATATTGCTCTACTGAAAAAGAGATTCTATTTAGAGATACTATTCCTAGTCAGGAATATAGTAAAGTCACATTTCCTGTTCTTTCCCAAGATCCTGTTACTAAGAAAGATGTTCGCTTCCAAAAGGGAACATAGCAAAAGTAACAATAATGTTTATAATGCTACAAAAGATGGTATAGAAGCAAAACCATAagcaaagaaaaaggagaataTTGGAGGAAGAAGGATCACCTGAATCTGCCTCACTGTCCTtccatatattgtttgatttttcttgttCACGATTTATTGATTTTATACGTGCACTTCTCCGGGATGGGATAGAACTCCAGTTTGCACACCTAGATACTTTTGGACTTACCATATACTCTTCACCTGAGCTTTCCTGCATTTGTTGTGATTGATGACTGGGAacaataaaacaacaacaacaacaaaaaaaagaatataagtaAAAGGTAATTCCATAAAAAGAATGAACAGGAGGTGTTGGAGGAAGGACTAACGAACTAATTACAGTGGTATACCTACACCCTGCACGGACACTTACTATATTAAAATACATATGTGTTGATAGCCTTTCACAAAAATCCCCTTTCTCTCTATCTACTAAATACAATGTTTTTCTGGCCAAACAATGGCAAGGTATAACAGGATGGAATACTCTAGGATGCTTACCTTCAATAGGTGCATCAGTTCTTTCAAAGGGATTTAGCAAGTGTTTGATATACATAGAATGCTTAATGAGTATGCTTTGAATTGCGCttcaaacaagattttttttttaattccaatgATATCGTTTAATATATTGAAGATAATGTCCTTCCAATATTATTATGCTAGCTACAAGTCCAACTCCTTTAAGATTGCAGGAGGAAACACAATAGAGCAATGCAGTTCTGTGAAATGATATCAATTGGGCATTATGCAACTTAATAGTGCATTGCAGCAACCTGATATCTAAAAAAATCCGAGATTTGGAGTATATGTTGTTGAACTACATTTAGACTAATTATGGCCTAAAAACATCAAAAAACAAGTAAGCACAGTATATTGTACTCTGTCATCATACTAAGCCACACAATGGGGGTTACTCCTCACCCTCCACATATCCCTTCCCTATAATGACAATATCTATTAATCATTAACCAAATAGCTTAAAAATCCTCAGCCAAAAATAAGATCTAGagcaagaaaggaaaaaaataatccCTGAATAGCAACTGAAATTTAGGAATGGAAAATTAAAAGATGCAATGGGATAATAGaatgtttttttgttattgtaaatTAAAGAACAGTTTATGATTTCACCACTTCCATCTTAAACACTTTCCACATCTTCCATCTTAAACACTCTTTGATTCCTCAAGATAGTTCTTGGGGTTGGAGTCTTGGAGGGCTATTCTTAAACTTCAAGAGGAGGCAAGGAAGCTTTTGAGCTAAGAAATTGGTGATGGCAGAAAATTTATTCTTTGACATGATGACATCCTGATCGAGTGCTACTTACAAAAATATGGGTACAGCTGTACAGGGTCATATATGATGCTGCCAGCAACTATGAAGCTAGAGTTAGCTCagtccttaaaaataaacaatGGTTCTGGAATCCTATCAGATCAGATCACTTGGCGAGCATTCAAAGGAAGCTGCACCTGGTTGTTTTGAAGGAAGATGATAAAGCACTATGGGCCAATtcctacaaatttgattttgcTGGCAAATAAAGCAGAGTGGTGGCAGTTAGTGTGGTTTAACTTAAGCCATTCCTAGACACTCCTTTGCTGGATAAATGGCTATTCTTAATAATCTCCCAACCAAAGCTAGAATGTTGCAATGGGGACTCTCTGTAAATggtttatatgtttattacttTACTGCTGGTCTAGCCTTGAGTATGAACCTAGCTACACGCTACTCCTCTATttctaaataatattttactccCATTAGTAAACAAGGTTAGCATAATTTTTTACACATAACCTTTGTTAATcctatctattaaaaaaatatatttcaaagtGAAAATAAATAGTGTTTTGTTGGAAATTAAAATCTTGAGAAAGGTGGAAGCTTTTAATGAAAGACAATTACGTTATTCCTCAAACTGTAAatcaccaaccaaaaaaaataaaataaaaaagaagaaaggtaaTAGTACACGTGCCATATTCACATCAAATCATTTAGCTCTGTTTGGTGACAGAAAACTCAGTATAAACAAAGAAAGTTACAAgacataaaatttaaagttgCCTTATGTCTTTTGGGATTTATAAGGGGCAAAAAAAATTCCCCATACCAACAGATCTGAAATATTTGGAGCCCCATTATAAAAGGTTTTTCCTTTCTTGGGTTTCaagtaacaaaacaaaatagacATACTCAACTAAAAGATTtccttcattttcctttcctttcctaaATTTTTAAAGCAACCCAAACCATCAGAGGTTCATACACATAACACACATGTATATGCAAGAGAATGAACAAAAACAGTGGAAACAGATGTGAGACAAgaaaagattgaattttttatcTTACCGGCTTTGTCTTCCTAGTGTCCCTTTTGACCAGTACCATACACGGTCTGCTAAAccagagagagtgagtgagagggAGTGGTTTTACAAGAGAAGAAAGTATGTTTCTTTGGTTTAGAATGTGTAAATTCTGTGTGTGggacttcttttttatttgggtctCAGAAAAAGCCTCTCATGTGGTTTGAATGAGGAAATAACAGCCAATGAGTACAGGGCATTTGTTATGCCAAATAGCACAAggagtactctctctctctctctgtctctgagTCTGAGATTTTGagtcttacaatttttttttttaatgaaagctATTCTTAACCTTAAGCATTTCAATTTTATCTCACTGTTTTTATCAGTGTGTAGACTTGTTATGGCCTATTTGTTATGTGAAATTActgaattctcaaaaaaaaggaaaattgaaaatgaaaaaagaaaaaagaaaaagctttgGTTTTCATTGAaaaccaaagttttttttttttttttttgctctttctATAGATAGTAGTTCATGAAGACAGTCGTCTCCTACAAAGCTTGCCATGCCAACACAGTTTTGGAATGAATTTTCGGCTGAAAGGACACGCCCTTGACACGTGGAAAGAAAAAGTAGAGATTTTAAGGGTCTTTTTGTATTTGTCTCTGGTTTTTGCATGGTGGGCGGGtttaaccttctttttttttttttcttttttcttttttgaacattGAAGTTTGAACTGCTGTTATTTGAgggaaataataaataaataaaataatgcatTAGTTTCCagcaagtttatatatatacttttatttttctagaccaatttttaattttgtaggtAAGAGCAAAGTATAAAGCTAATTATTATTTCTACTTCCATTGTGAAATGTTTCATGTAATACTTACACTTTTGTATCAAATGTCCACATTTCACATATGATGTGAAAGAGAGTAGacattgttatatatatatatatatatatatatatatatatatatatatatatatatatatatatatcatttagataaaatttaaacataagTTCCTTATTCACTAGATTTATTTGAACTAACGGAAACCTATTGAAAAAAGATTTTACTattctgtatatatatatatatatatcatttagataaaatttaaacataagTTCCTTATTCACTAGATTTATTTGAACTAACGGAAACCTATTGAAAAAAGATTTTACTATTCTGATATGCAAAACTATATTAGTTAAAAGAAAATTGCGGATAGAAAAGAGTGATTATGTTTCAAAATGATCCTTAACCATCGAAATGTTTCATTTTCGTACttaaatttagattaaaaagGCCCCTACTGTCAACAGGTACGTGGAAGGGAAACTCTAAAGTGGCAAATAGAAACACTCATTATACCCATATACGCAAGAGaatgaacaaaaacagtagaaacaataaaagattgaatttttCCTACAAGCTTTGTTTTGCTAGTGCCCCTTTTGACCAGTACCAAATACAATTTGCaaaaccagagagagagagagagagagagagagagagagagagagagagagagagagagagagagagagagagagagagagagagaattggtCTCTAGCCCAAATTCATGTAGATGACACCCCATTTTGCAGACTTGAAAAATTCCAGAGTTGTagaattagagagaatagaaagtTAGCCATGTGTGTAATATTTTCCAGTTTATATCTTCTAGTCctgtaaaaaacttgttcaatctaataatatccctcagtttgttgtatcttgttctaTGCTCTATTCCATATTTTgctgttattttctatagtattttagtaatatatgccattaataagcttcaatgatcttcttacactctCATTGTCTAGACAGTTTGTCCGTCTTTTAGCTATTACTAATAGTTTGTCTGTCTTCGTCCTTATTCTCTTTCATTTTCCCATAGCTTCCTTCTTAGTCTTTTAGTTCTTCCTAGTTTTTTAGCTATTACTAATAGTCTTTCAGAACAAACCAAACTAAAAGACGAAGGACAAGCTAAAAGACTAGGAAGAACTAAAAGACTAAGAAGGAAGCTACGGGAAAATGAAAGAGAATAAGGACGAAGACACGCAAACTATTAGTAATAGCTAAAAGATGGACAAACTGTCTGGACAATGagagtgtaagaagatcatggaagcttattaatggcatatattactaaaatactatagaaaataacagcAAAATATAGAATAGAGCAtagaacaagatacaacaaactgagggatattattagattgaacaagttttttacagGACTAGAAGACATAAACTGGAAAATATCACACAAGTGGCTAactttctattctctctaattctACAACTCTGGAATTTTTCAAGTCTGCTGAACTAAGGAAACAAgaggcctatttataggcaataatttacaaaaaagacaaaatattttacagtcaGGAGATAAACTTGAAGATGTAAGTGCCAACTTTCTCTTTACATTTGGCCAAAATGTGTGAGGGTTCTGGAACTGGAGTGACAGTTGTCTTCTGGATGTAAGGATTGTAGTGCAAAAAATATTCGCTTCCGGATTCATTGCTGATAGTAGATATAATGGAACTGAGGAAAAGGACGAAACCATCATGCAATGCAATAGTTGGTAGCTTAAAGAAAGTGTGACGGtaatagagaaaggaaaaaacaaaagaggagttttgaaaagtcaaaagtGGCTCCcggcaacttttttttttttttaatatattttttatatatgtatctATCTTTAATCATCCCACGCGTCTCTTCCTTGAAGccattcttcatcaatatcTGCATCTGGATCATGGTTATGGTAGTAAAGATCATCAAAACCAAATAAGGGATTAggcatttcccaatggtcttcATGTGGCCATTGCTGTCTGCAAACATCTGGGTCGGCTGGTACTATGTCTGGGAAGATTCCTTGATTGAGAGATTCTGCCATTGTGAGTgaatagtgacaagatatcCAAGACACGTCCATGTGTGTGTGAAGAGTACCATCAGCATTAGTTACCCAATGTATATCTGGAGGGTAAAAAATTCCTTCTAcgtgaaaattatttttggagttttgcTTAGCTACTATACATGCAGAAGTAATTTTGCGACCAAAACGGGGGTGATCTATTCTGAGATACTTGAACCATTGACCAACATGAGTATCATTGTTCAAAATTTCACGCCAGAATTTGTAAAAGTACTTATTCTCTAGAGGAAAAATGTGCGAGTAGAATTCTGGTTTGAAATGGAGacacaagtagtactcattgagtaagtaccatATGTAAAGGTAATGTACAACAGTCCAGTTTGatatccaaaatgcaaatggagttttccatggttgctcaatTTCTGGGAAAAGGGTAAGGAATTGGCTTTGGTGTTGTTTAAGGTAATCATGAAGGACTcgaatgattcttttggatctggcttgaAGGGTCAGGgtctttatttggtcttttatttctgGGGGAAGTGTTTCTATTATGTTCATGATATCATTAGAGGCTGAAGTAGAAgggcctgaggatgaggatggataTGTTATTGGGTATACACATAAGGGTGGAAGAACTATTGTGGTATGAAGGACTAGAGGCTTTCTAgaaaggtaatcagtgataagattatctgtacctttgatgtgtttgacttggaaggaccattgtgaaaaccaatttgaccatctgagtaactGGGGATAGgagagcatttttcttttgaactggagcatttttggaaaagaggacatgtccatttctacaagaaaattgtgaccaaggaggtgaaactaGAACTTTTCAATGCCATGTTTGACTGCtagaatttctttgaaagtagaATGGTAATGAAgttctgaaggcttgaatgcaccacTTTTGTATCCACAAATGCTTCTTTTACCATCAATTTCTTCAACGAGagctgctgcccaatactcatcacttgcatctgtctgtAGAATTCTTTTGCCTGTTCCCGGAATCTGCAAAGGGGGAAGTTTTGCTGCCAATTTCTTCAATTGTTGAACTGCTTCTGTATGAACTGAATTCCATTCTGAgggagattttttcaacaacttggacaaacaatctctgtgtctggagattttttggatgaaatctgacatgtagttaacaattccaagaaactgcTGGATCTGTTTGGTGCTGGTGAGCTTATCTGAAAATTCACTAAGAGAGACCGCTATGTGAGGCTGCAAagtgtactttccatctgaaatgtttacgCCCAAAAAGTCAATAGAagatactcctatgaccattttcttttctgaaagcattatcccttgagcttttactaaattgtagaattcagtaagcaattGTTCATAggattctgcatctttt
This genomic stretch from Castanea sativa cultivar Marrone di Chiusa Pesio chromosome 9, ASM4071231v1 harbors:
- the LOC142610140 gene encoding uncharacterized protein LOC142610140 isoform X1, whose translation is MVLVKRDTRKTKPESSGEEYMVSPKVSRCANWSSIPSRRSARIKSINREQEKSNNIWKDSEADSDNQAEMKGLKVKLPMRKGSETSLTPKAFGKWKRRNMHSNNSPIFLGERAVSPRGSNVAILNQETVSPDNDIQGNKEAEGAIDDEAGVTRKDIEVQTSRNIATEACENSPAMFTSMASEQNVHGAEVVSPDNDPQGYNDGQGDYFSCNGINASLFENSSTSLESSSSDDTCVDLAGEKSIILANQELKGALEKTFETHIPEETADGAGANAAAILTIIPSEQDVRDAAVVSLDTALEGDNEGMGTYSPDRVSCKSLAPSLFHMTSTFYDISSDATSSVDNTLEQVGSYCVSAECAPTLLAIIEKYGDITRNCTLESPKMINYLLEKVCTAVLDLQKIPFSKLKKHHLASVKDVIVLADAARLDVEWLCDHHDEIREIIVGNIPYYKDLKTDLANSTELLKLKKTSLDNKKLERLKLQAELRMLECEIENEECQLQRITKTVEELKEEKCKVQSKLQQYHCRSAGHGLLKK
- the LOC142610140 gene encoding uncharacterized protein LOC142610140 isoform X2, translating into MQESSGEEYMVSPKVSRCANWSSIPSRRSARIKSINREQEKSNNIWKDSEADSDNQAEMKGLKVKLPMRKGSETSLTPKAFGKWKRRNMHSNNSPIFLGERAVSPRGSNVAILNQETVSPDNDIQGNKEAEGAIDDEAGVTRKDIEVQTSRNIATEACENSPAMFTSMASEQNVHGAEVVSPDNDPQGYNDGQGDYFSCNGINASLFENSSTSLESSSSDDTCVDLAGEKSIILANQELKGALEKTFETHIPEETADGAGANAAAILTIIPSEQDVRDAAVVSLDTALEGDNEGMGTYSPDRVSCKSLAPSLFHMTSTFYDISSDATSSVDNTLEQVGSYCVSAECAPTLLAIIEKYGDITRNCTLESPKMINYLLEKVCTAVLDLQKIPFSKLKKHHLASVKDVIVLADAARLDVEWLCDHHDEIREIIVGNIPYYKDLKTDLANSTELLKLKKTSLDNKKLERLKLQAELRMLECEIENEECQLQRITKTVEELKEEKCKVQSKLQQYHCRSAGHGLLKK
- the LOC142610140 gene encoding uncharacterized protein LOC142610140 isoform X3 produces the protein MVLVKRDTRKTKPESSGEEYMVSPKVSRCANWSSIPSRRSARIKSINREQEKSNNIWKDSEADSDNQAEMKGLKVKLPMRKGSETSLTPKAFGKWKRRNMHSNNSPIFLGERAVSPRGSNVAILNQETVSPDNDIQGNKEAEGAIDDEAGVTRKDIEVQTSRNIATEACENSPAMFTSMASEQNVHGAEVVSPDNDPQGYNDDLAGEKSIILANQELKGALEKTFETHIPEETADGAGANAAAILTIIPSEQDVRDAAVVSLDTALEGDNEGMGTYSPDRVSCKSLAPSLFHMTSTFYDISSDATSSVDNTLEQVGSYCVSAECAPTLLAIIEKYGDITRNCTLESPKMINYLLEKVCTAVLDLQKIPFSKLKKHHLASVKDVIVLADAARLDVEWLCDHHDEIREIIVGNIPYYKDLKTDLANSTELLKLKKTSLDNKKLERLKLQAELRMLECEIENEECQLQRITKTVEELKEEKCKVQSKLQQYHCRSAGHGLLKK